One region of Armigeres subalbatus isolate Guangzhou_Male chromosome 3, GZ_Asu_2, whole genome shotgun sequence genomic DNA includes:
- the LOC134225372 gene encoding larval cuticle protein A2B-like: MHLNMHHKRLSIVTTTIHGLEKMAFKFVIFAAVVAVANAIVPIGYPGAIPAGYPALGVGRIAAPLAYPAIAKVAAPVIAKAVDDYDPNPQYSFSYHIADALTGDNKEQQESRSGDVVTGSYSLVEPDGTRRVVEYHADPVNGFNAVVSRQPLAVKAVAPIAAPLAYPAVAKVAAPLGYPGALGYPAYGKALIG; the protein is encoded by the exons ATGCATCTCAATATGCATCATAAGCGTCTCAGCATTGTGACAACCACCATACACGGATTAGAGAAAATGGCATTCAAA TTCGTAATCTTCGCCGCCGTCGTGGCCGTCGCTAATGCCATCGTTCCAATTGGATACCCTGGGGCCATTCCTGCTGGCTACCCCGCCCTCGGTGTGGGCAGGATTGCTGCCCCTCTGGCCTACCCAGCCATTGCCAAGGTTGCCGCTCCAGTGATCGCCAAGGCCGTCGATGATTATGATCCAAACCCACAGTATAGCTTCAGCTACCACATTGCT GATGCTCTGACCGGAGACAACAAGGAACAACAGGAATCTCGCTCCGGAGATGTCGTCACTGGATCCTACTCGCTGGTCGAACCCGATGGCACCCGCCGTGTCGTTGAATACCACGCCGATCCTGTCAACGGATTCAACGCCGTCGTGAGCCGTCAGCCACTTGCCGTCAAGGCTGTGGCACCAATTGCCGCTCCTCTGGCCTACCCAGCCGTCGCCAAGGTTGCCGCTCCATTGGGCTACCCTGGAGCTCTCGGATACCCAGCCTACGGAAAGGCCCTCATCGGTTAA
- the LOC134225374 gene encoding larval cuticle protein A2B-like, translated as MAFKFVIFAAVVAVANAIVPIGYPGAYPALGVPRVAAPLAYPAVAKVAAPVIAKAVDDYDPNPQYSYSYHIADALTGDNKEQQESRSGDVVTGSYSLIEPDGTRRVVEYTADPVNGFNAVVHREPLAVKAVAPVAAPLAYPAVAKVAAPLGYPGALGYPAYGKALIG; from the exons ATGGCATTCAAA TTCGTAATCTTTGCCGCCGTCGTGGCAGTGGCCAATGCCATCGTTCCAATCGGATACCCTGGAGCCTACCCCGCCCTCGGTGTTCCCCGAGTTGCCGCTCCCCTAGCTTACCCAGCCGTTGCTAAGGTTGCCGCTCCAGTGATCGCCAAGGCCGTCGATGATTATGATCCAAACCCACAATACAGCTACAGCTACCACATTGCC GATGCTCTGACCGGAGACAACAAGGAACAACAGGAATCTCGCTCCGGAGATGTTGTCACTGGATCCTACTCCCTGATTGAACCCGATGGCACCCGTCGTGTCGTTGAATACACCGCCGATCCAGTCAACGGATTCAATGCCGTCGTCCACCGTGAGCCACTTGCCGTCAAGGCTGTTGCCCCAGTTGCCGCTCCTCTGGCCTACCCAGCCGTCGCCAAGGTTGCTGCCCCATTGGGCTACCCTGGTGCTCTCGGATACCCAGCCTACGGAAAGGCCCTCATCGGTTAA